A window of Tripterygium wilfordii isolate XIE 37 chromosome 7, ASM1340144v1, whole genome shotgun sequence contains these coding sequences:
- the LOC120002314 gene encoding protein NUCLEAR FUSION DEFECTIVE 4-like, which yields MGFNDYSSTTFTATKWLGFVTAVWVQAISGNNYTFSNYSDALKSLMNLTQLELNNLSVAKDVGKAFGLLAGIASDLLPTPVILLIGSVEGLIGYGTQWLVVSERIRPLPYWQMCIFLCLGGNSTTWMNTAVLVTCIRNFRRNRGPVSGILKGYVGLSTAIFTDVCNALFSNDPSSFLLMLALVPFAVCLNAIFFLREVPPSATASEEKEESRYFTIFNTVAVVISIYLLGYEFVPSPSRVFSLAFAVILLVLLASPLAVPVYAFIRTWSSQKNESGLDVEGQIDEPLLKQEETQQQEGEVVAVAPQTTEEVPVLQEKKRRPVIGEEHTIFEAILTVDFWLLFLSFLCGVGTGLAVMNNMGQIGLALGYVDVSMFVSLTSIWGFFGRIISGTVSEYFIKKSGTPRPLCNAASQILMTVGYILMALALPGSLYIGSIVVGICYGVRLAVTVPTASELFGLKYYGLLYNILILNLPLGSFLFSGLLAGFLYDAEATPTPGGGNTCVGAHCYRLVFIIMAIACVIGFGLDVLLSIRTKDIYRKIHSSRRGRSRKSASPSNGQ from the exons ATGGGTTTCAACGATTACTCTTCAACGACATTTACCGCCACTAAATGGCTGGGATTTGTCACCGCCGTATGGGTCCAAGCCATCTCCGGCAACAATTACACTTTCTCTAATTACTCTGACGCTCTCAAATCTCTTATGAACCTAACCCAACTCGAACTCAACAATCTCTCCGTCGCAAAAGATGTTGGTAAGGCCTTTGGTCTTCTCGCTGGTATCGCTTCCGATCTCTTGCCTACACCAGTCATTCTTCTAATTGGGTCCGTTGAAGGCCTAATTGGGTACGGAACTCAGTGGCTCGTCGTCAGTGAGAGAATCCGACCCCTCCCTTACTGGCAG ATGTGTATATTTCTATGTTTGGGAGGAAACAGCACGACGTGGATGAACACGGCGGTTCTCGTTACTTGCATCCGTAACTTCCGCCGTAACAGAGGCCCTGTCTCCGGCATCTTGAAGGGATATGTCGGTCTCAGTACTGCAATTTTCACCGACGTCTGTAATGCTCTGTTCTCCAACGACCCGTCCTCGTTCCTTCTTATGCTCGCTTTAGTCCCCTTTGCCGTCTGCCTAAACGCCATCTTCTTCCTTCGGGAGGTTCCGCCGTCGGCCACCGCTTccgaagagaaagaagaatccCGCTACTTCACTATCTTCAACACGGTGGCCGTCGTTATCAGTATTTATCTATTGGGGTACGAGTTCGTTCCTTCTCCCAGCCGCGTCTTTTCTTTAGCGTTCGCAGTTATACTTCTAGTCCTCTTAGCTTCTCCATTGGCGGTTCCCGTGTACGCTTTTATTCGGACCTGGAGCTCGCAAAAAAACGAATCGGGTCTTGACGTGGAGGGACAGATTGATGAACCGTTGTTAAAGCAGGAAGAAACTCAGCAGCAGGAAGGGGAAGTAGTAGCGGTTGCACCACAGACGACGGAGGAGGTGCCGGTTCTgcaggagaagaaaaggaggccAGTTATCGGAGAGGAGCACACGATCTTTGAGGCGATCTTGACCGTTGATTTCTGGTTACTGTTCCTGTCGTTTTTGTGCGGAGTGGGTACGGGTTTAGCGGTGATGAACAATATGGGTCAGATTGGTTTGGCTCTTGGATACGTCGACGTTTCAATGTTTGTTTCGCTTACAAGCATTTGGGGATTTTTCGGGCGGATCATATCCGGCACCGTTTCGGAGTACTTTATCAA GAAATCTGGAACACCAAGGCCTCTTTGTAACGCAGCCTCTCAGATTCTAATGACTGTTGGGTACATTCTCATGGCATTGGCACTGCCTGGTTCTCTATACATTGGTTCCATTGTTGTCGGCATCTGCTATGGTGTTCGTCTAGCTGTTACAGTCCCAACTGCGTCGGAACTGTTTGGTCTCAAATATTATGGTCTACTCTACAACATTCTGATACTCAACCTTCCACTAGGCTCCTTCCTCTTTTCTGGTCTTCTGGCCGGATTTTTATATGATGCAGAAGCCACCCCAACACCGGGAGGTGGCAACACATGCGTGGGAGCCCATTGTTATAGGCTTGTGTTCATCATCATGGCCATTGCCTGCGTTATTGGGTTCGGTCTAGATGTTTTACTATCGATTAGAACCAAGGACATCTATCGCAAGATTCACTCTAGCAGGAGAGGCAGAAGCAGGAAATCGGCCTCTCCATCCAACGGGCAATAA
- the LOC120001382 gene encoding thaumatin-like protein 1 has product MDLSSSLILSFVFLLIITCRGVQGATFTFVNRCQYSVWPGILANAGSPRLDSTGFELPKDSSRSIQAPTGWSGRFWARTGCNFDGSGFGSCQTGDCGSGQVECNGLGASPPATLAEFTLGTGGQDFYDVSLVDGYNLPMIVEGSGGSGLCSSTGCTTDLNTQCPQELRVGKGDACKSACEAFGSPEYCCSGEYNTPSTCRPSVYSEMFKAACPRSYSYAYDDATSTFTCSGADYTVTFCPSSPSQKSSSSATPATETSTSQGSGVESQPGYGFTYSGSGSDTVSGSGSVGGETMLADGSWLAGLAMGDSPRTTTTESLIVASGALSLFILSFFYL; this is encoded by the exons ATggatctctcttcctctctcatttTAAGCTTTGTTTTTCTACTCATTATAACTTGCAGAG GTGTGCAAGGTGCCACATTCACATTCGTCAACCGGTGCCAATACAGTGTATGGCCAGGCATTCTTGCAAATGCGGGCAGTCCTAGACTCGACAGCACCGGATTCGAGCTCCCAAAGGACTCTTCCCGTTCCATCCAAGCGCCGACTGGGTGGTCCGGTCGCTTCTGGGCTCGAACAGGTTGCAACTTCGACGGATCCGGATTCGGTTCCTGCCAGACCGGAGACTGCGGCTCGGGTCAAGTCGAGTGCAATGGACTCGGAGCATCTCCACCGGCCACGCTTGCTGAGTTTACTCTCGGAACCGGCGGGCAGGACTTCTACGACGTCAGCCTCGTCGACGGCTACAACCTACCCATGATCGTCGAAGGCTCTGGTGGGTCTGGTCTCTGCTCGTCAACGGGATGTACCACGGATCTGAACACTCAGTGCCCGCAAGAGTTGCGAGTCGGTAAAGGCGACGCGTGTAAGAGCGCGTGCGAGGCTTTTGGGTCCCCTGAATACTGCTGCAGCGGCGAGTACAATACACCCAGTACTTGCAGGCCGTCTGTTTACTCCGAAATGTTTAAGGCCGCGTGTCCCCGCTCGTATAGCTACGCCTACGACGACGCCACTAGTACCTTCACTTGCTCCGGGGCAGACTATACGGTGACGTTTTGCCCCTCCTCTCCAAG TCAGAAATCTTCAAGCTCTGCAACACCAGCGACAGAAACATCAACATCTCAGGGTTCAGGGGTAGAGTCACAACCCGGGTATGGGTTCACCTATTCTGGGTCCGGGTCTGATACAGTGTCCGGGTCAGGGTCGGTTGGAGGAGAGACAATGTTGGCAGATGGATCATGGTTAGCTGGTTTGGCTATGGGAGATTCACCAAGAACAACCACCACTGAATCGTTAATTGTTGCTTCTGGAGCACTATCTCTGTTTATACTCTCCTTTTTCTACTTGTAG
- the LOC120001220 gene encoding peptidyl-prolyl cis-trans isomerase CYP21-1-like → MRRVISILVQPRCLLLLIVLSIFLVFAFTGHKKYAPEEEKAEEVYEITHRVYLDIDIDKQHIGRIVIGLYGQVVPKTAENFRALCTGEKGTGKNGKPLHYKGKPFHRIISGFVIQGGDIIYGDGRGSESIYGGSLPDENFKIKHAHAGVLSMVNSGPDSNGSQFFITTVKASWLDGEHVAFGKVIQGMDTVYAIEGGAGTYSGKPRKKVIIADSGEIPKSKWDEER, encoded by the exons ATGCGTCGAGTGATCTCGATTTTGGTTCAGCCACGGTGCCTGCTCCTCTTGATAGTCCTCTCGATTTTCCTCGTTTTCGCTTTCACCGGTCACAAAAAG TACGCGCCGGAGGAAGAGAAAGCAGAAGAGGTGTATGAAATTACTCACAGAGTGTACTTggatattgatattgataaGCAACATATAG GTAGAATTGTCATTGGACTATATGGCCAAGTTGTTCCAAAAACTGCTG AGAACTTTAGGGCTTTGTGCACAG GAGAAAAGGGGACTGGCAAGAATGGAAAACCTCTCCACTATAAGGGAAAACCATTTCATCGTATAATATCTGGATTCGTTATTCAAGGTGGAGATATAATCTATGGGGATGGCAGGGGTAGCGAATCTATTTACGGCGGGTCTCTTCCCGACGAGAATTTTAAGATAAAACATGCACATGCAG GTGTTTTATCAATGGTGAACTCGGGGCCTGATTCCAATGGCtcacaattttttattacaactgTCAAGGCTAGCTG GTTGGATGGAGAGCATGTTGCGTTTGGCAAGGTTATTCAAGGAATGGATACTGTGTATGCAATCGAAGGAGGAGCAGGAACCTACAGTGGGAAACCTAGAAAGAAAGTAATCATTGCCGACTCTGGAGAGATACCCAAGAGCAAGTGGGATGAGGAAAGATGA